One window of Candidatus Tokpelaia hoelldoblerii genomic DNA carries:
- the narI gene encoding Respiratory nitrate reductase gamma subunit (bhsal10360) has protein sequence MTPFFHNVIFGFYPYIALTVLVIGSVIRYDREPYSWRAGSSQLLRRRMLIWGSVLFHAGVLFILIGHLVGLLTPIRIFDWLGISHSAKQLLAVMAGGIAGAMAIIGATLLIIRRVFDARVRATSSFSDTLVIILLWVQLALGLYSIPYSLHHADGHEMVKFMNWAQGIFTFNPAAASYITDVASVFKAHIALGLTLFLIFPFTRLVHMLSAPIRYIWRPGYQIVRAVRRKGS, from the coding sequence ATGACCCCGTTTTTCCATAATGTCATTTTTGGCTTTTATCCCTATATCGCCCTGACGGTTCTGGTTATCGGTTCTGTCATCCGTTATGACCGTGAGCCTTACAGCTGGCGCGCCGGCTCAAGCCAGCTGTTGCGCCGCCGTATGCTGATATGGGGCTCGGTGCTGTTTCATGCCGGTGTCCTGTTTATCCTCATCGGTCATCTTGTCGGGCTGCTGACACCCATCCGGATTTTTGACTGGCTCGGCATCAGCCACAGCGCCAAACAGCTGCTGGCAGTCATGGCCGGCGGCATTGCCGGCGCCATGGCGATTATCGGCGCAACCCTGCTGATCATCCGGCGCGTGTTTGACGCGCGGGTGCGGGCAACGTCAAGCTTTTCCGACACGCTGGTTATCATCCTGTTATGGGTGCAGCTGGCGCTCGGCCTTTACAGCATCCCCTATTCGCTGCACCATGCCGATGGCCACGAGATGGTCAAATTCATGAACTGGGCACAAGGCATCTTCACCTTTAACCCCGCGGCAGCAAGCTATATCACCGATGTTGCGTCGGTCTTCAAGGCCCATATCGCACTGGGGCTGACTCTCTTTCTTATCTTCCCCTTCACCCGTCTTGTGCATATGCTCAGCGCGCCGATACGTTATATCTGGCGGCCCGGCTATCAGATTGTACGCGCAGTGCGCAGGAAGGGCAGCTGA
- the narH gene encoding NarH respiratory nitrate reductase beta subunit (bhsal10340) → MKIRAQIGMVLNLDKCIGCHTCSITCKNVWTNREGVEYAWFNNVETKPGIGYPKEWENQNRWHGGWTRNANGKLRPRMGGKWRVLAKIFANPNLPQIDDYYEPFDFDYQHLQTAGESKTMPVARPYSRITGKRMEKIEWGPNWEEILGGEFSKRSKDYNFEGVEKEIYSQFENTFMMYLPRLCEHCLNPTCVAACPSGAIYKRENDGIVLIDQEKCRGWRMCVSGCPYKKIYYNWESGKSEKCIFCYPRIESGQPTVCSETCVGRIRYLGVMIYDADRISEAAAAPDERDLYEEQCDIFLNPHDPDIIEQARKDGVPDEWLEAARNSPVYKMAMEWKVAFPLHPEYRTLPMVWYIPPLSPLQSAAEAGLLEMDDFVPNVRSLRIPVRYLANLLTAGDEDPIATALERMLAMRAYMRAKTVDGVLDPSIAQKVGLEAQTIEDMYQIMAIANYEDRFVIPTSHREISEDAYELRGGCGFSFGNGCSGGNSTTNLFGHSGKTGLKHAG, encoded by the coding sequence ATGAAAATCCGCGCCCAGATCGGCATGGTGCTTAATCTCGACAAATGCATCGGCTGCCATACCTGCTCCATCACCTGTAAAAACGTCTGGACAAACCGCGAAGGCGTTGAATACGCCTGGTTCAACAATGTCGAAACCAAACCCGGCATCGGTTATCCCAAGGAATGGGAAAACCAGAACCGCTGGCACGGCGGCTGGACGCGCAATGCAAACGGCAAACTGCGCCCGCGTATGGGCGGCAAGTGGCGAGTGCTGGCGAAGATTTTCGCCAATCCCAACCTGCCGCAGATTGACGACTATTACGAACCGTTCGATTTTGACTATCAGCACCTGCAAACGGCAGGTGAAAGCAAGACCATGCCGGTTGCCCGCCCCTATTCCAGAATCACCGGCAAGCGGATGGAAAAAATTGAATGGGGGCCGAACTGGGAAGAAATCCTCGGCGGCGAGTTCAGCAAACGCAGCAAGGATTATAACTTTGAAGGCGTGGAAAAAGAAATCTACAGCCAGTTTGAAAATACCTTCATGATGTACCTGCCGCGCCTGTGCGAGCACTGCCTTAACCCGACCTGTGTCGCCGCCTGCCCTTCCGGCGCGATTTACAAGCGTGAAAATGACGGCATTGTGCTGATTGATCAGGAAAAATGCCGCGGCTGGCGCATGTGCGTTTCGGGCTGCCCGTACAAGAAGATCTATTACAACTGGGAATCCGGCAAATCGGAAAAATGTATTTTCTGCTATCCGCGCATTGAAAGCGGCCAGCCGACCGTGTGTTCGGAAACCTGTGTCGGGCGTATCCGCTATCTCGGCGTGATGATTTATGATGCCGACAGAATTTCTGAAGCGGCAGCCGCACCGGACGAGCGCGACCTTTACGAAGAGCAGTGCGATATCTTCCTCAACCCGCATGACCCCGATATTATCGAGCAGGCGCGCAAGGACGGCGTGCCGGACGAATGGCTCGAGGCCGCCCGCAATTCGCCGGTTTATAAAATGGCGATGGAATGGAAAGTCGCCTTCCCGCTGCACCCTGAATATCGCACCCTGCCGATGGTGTGGTATATCCCGCCGCTGTCACCGCTGCAATCAGCGGCAGAAGCCGGCCTGCTGGAAATGGATGACTTTGTGCCCAATGTGCGCTCCCTGCGCATTCCGGTGCGTTATCTTGCCAACCTGCTCACCGCCGGGGATGAGGATCCGATCGCCACGGCGCTGGAGCGGATGCTTGCCATGCGCGCCTATATGCGCGCCAAGACCGTTGACGGCGTGCTTGACCCGTCCATCGCGCAAAAGGTTGGCCTCGAAGCGCAGACAATCGAAGATATGTACCAGATCATGGCGATTGCCAATTATGAAGACCGTTTTGTCATTCCGACGTCGCACCGTGAAATCAGCGAAGACGCTTACGAGTTGCGCGGCGGGTGCGGTTTTTCATTCGGCAATGGCTGTTCTGGCGGCAATTCCACCACAAACCTGTTCGGCCATTCCGGCAAGACAGGCTTGAAACACGCCGGTTAA
- the narJ gene encoding Nitrate reductase molybdenum cofactor assembly chaperone (bhsal10350) — protein sequence MQTELKLLSLLLSYPQGEMRLASDELKAFATQSTVFNSACKTQLVALIDSIAAGDLFDVQAEYVTLFDRTRALSLHLFEHVHGESRDRGQAMVDLKTMYEEAGYEIDAAELPDYLPMFLEFLATQPIPEATASLGDIAHIVIAMGERLGKRQSPYAAIFTALTQMADGDADKALVNTLLEQEEDDPNDFAALDRIWEEEAITFGSNMGENSCGPDRLRTRLRAAHRDVAAPTQE from the coding sequence ATGCAGACAGAACTGAAACTTCTTTCCCTGCTGCTCAGCTACCCGCAAGGGGAAATGCGGCTGGCAAGTGATGAACTGAAAGCGTTTGCAACCCAAAGCACTGTGTTCAACAGCGCCTGCAAAACACAGCTTGTCGCGCTGATTGACAGTATCGCCGCCGGTGACCTCTTTGATGTGCAGGCTGAATATGTCACCCTGTTTGACCGCACCCGCGCGCTTTCGCTGCATTTGTTCGAGCATGTGCACGGCGAAAGCCGCGACCGCGGCCAGGCGATGGTTGATTTGAAAACCATGTATGAAGAGGCGGGCTATGAAATCGATGCGGCGGAGCTGCCGGATTACCTGCCGATGTTTCTGGAATTTCTGGCGACACAGCCCATACCGGAAGCAACAGCCTCGCTCGGTGATATTGCCCATATTGTCATCGCCATGGGCGAGCGGCTCGGCAAACGGCAGTCACCCTATGCGGCCATCTTCACCGCCCTGACACAGATGGCGGACGGCGATGCAGACAAGGCGCTGGTCAACACACTGCTTGAACAGGAAGAAGATGACCCCAATGACTTTGCCGCTCTTGACCGTATCTGGGAGGAAGAAGCCATAACCTTTGGCAGCAATATGGGCGAAAACAGCTGCGGCCCCGACCGGCTGCGCACCCGTTTGCGCGCCGCACATCGCGATGTTGCCGCCCCAACTCAGGAATAA